GACTATCGAAGTGTTCGTCGTATAGATTCATTGCATGTTCGATGGCATCCTTGGCTGCGTCGGCATCTTCCCAGCCGATAACGGTCGTTTCTTTGCCTTCCTCAAGGTTCTTGTAGGTCTCAAAGAACTCAGCAATCTCGTCACGCTCCTGCTGAGTGATATCATCGACATCCTGTACCACATCAAATCGTGGGTCTTCAGTTGGGACGGCAATGACCTTATCGTCCTGCTCACCGTCGTCATCCATTTTCATAAGTGCGACTGGACGCGCCTCAATGACACAGCCCGGGAATGTCTTGTCCTCAACAAGAACTAAGACATCGAATGGGTCTTCATCGTCGTAGTATGTGCGAGGAATAAACCCGTAATCGCTCGGATAGTGGACATTCGAGTGAAGGACCCGGTCAAGAACAACACCGGGAATGTCCTTTTCATATTCATATTTGTTTCGCTCGCCCTTCAAGCACTCAACAATGGCATAAATCGTTTCTGGCGGATTCGGTCCCGTCTCAAGTTCTTCCCACTTGTTAACCATATGTGTTATTCCGATAGATGCCTAAAAGTGCGTTTCGGCATCGGATGGTGAAGACGCTACCAGTCAACTGCCTCGGTGGACACTCCTCGAGGCACTTGGCCGATATTTTCTGAACCGTTGATGATACGATTGCATTATTCAGTCCGGGACGCGCAGCAGACCTGCTCTGAGTATGATTATGTATCGAATCCAGAAGAACACGTTTGGAGTTTCAACGGCT
This portion of the Salinarchaeum sp. IM2453 genome encodes:
- a CDS encoding inorganic diphosphatase; this translates as MVNKWEELETGPNPPETIYAIVECLKGERNKYEYEKDIPGVVLDRVLHSNVHYPSDYGFIPRTYYDDEDPFDVLVLVEDKTFPGCVIEARPVALMKMDDDGEQDDKVIAVPTEDPRFDVVQDVDDITQQERDEIAEFFETYKNLEEGKETTVIGWEDADAAKDAIEHAMNLYDEHFDSPRA